Proteins found in one Microcella daejeonensis genomic segment:
- a CDS encoding ABC transporter ATP-binding protein, translating into MSVTGVQGEERDDFTRDESRQIRDRSLRLLGSLLRPRRNRVIVTMIVIVVSTALRVAGPALIAFGIDRGLPALLDRNDWMPLSLIVGAYVLSGAAGAALIAAYTVMSARLSQSILLDLRKRVFLHTQRLSLEFHESYTSGRIIARQTSDLDSIRELLDSGLNQLVSGLLYMVFTAGALVLLDPTSGIVLAISLIPLIALTRWFQVRSQTLFRQTRVASARLIVHFVETMTGIRAVKAFRKEGRNAEQFGEHVEDYRHANARVIQLFGIFDPGLVLIGNVTVAMVLLVGGFRVIDGGLALGTLLAVVLYTRRFFDPAEEMAMFYNSYQSAAAALEKISGVLEEKPSVPDPTTPIDLWKARGTVHFDRVRFQYTEDAVILPDLDLEIPAGQTIALVGTTGAGKSTLAKLIARFYDPTEGAVTLDGVDLRKLHPKDLRRAIVMVTQEAYLFSGTVADNIALGKPEASRDEIVRAAKAVGAHAFIEALPDGYDTDVNKRGGRVSAGQRQLISFARAFLADPVVLILDEATASLDIPSERLVQQGLQTLLADRTAVIIAHRLSTVTIADRVLVMEHGRVIEDGTPAELIAGSGKFAQLHAAWRESLV; encoded by the coding sequence ATGAGCGTCACCGGAGTGCAGGGCGAGGAGCGCGATGACTTCACGCGCGACGAGAGCCGCCAGATCCGCGACCGCTCGCTGCGGCTGCTCGGCTCGCTGCTGCGCCCGCGCCGGAACCGGGTCATCGTGACGATGATCGTCATCGTCGTCTCCACGGCGCTGCGCGTCGCGGGCCCGGCGCTCATCGCGTTCGGCATCGATCGCGGGCTCCCGGCCCTGCTCGATCGCAACGACTGGATGCCCCTCTCGCTGATCGTCGGCGCCTACGTGCTGAGCGGCGCGGCGGGAGCTGCGCTCATCGCCGCCTACACGGTGATGAGCGCGCGGCTCAGCCAGAGCATCCTGCTGGATCTGCGCAAGCGCGTCTTCCTGCACACCCAGCGCCTCTCCCTCGAGTTCCACGAGTCGTACACCTCGGGCCGTATCATCGCGCGCCAGACGAGCGACCTCGACTCCATCCGCGAACTGCTCGACTCGGGGCTCAACCAGCTCGTCTCGGGTCTGCTCTACATGGTGTTCACGGCCGGCGCGCTCGTGCTGCTCGATCCGACGAGCGGCATCGTGCTCGCGATCTCGCTCATCCCGCTCATCGCGCTCACGCGGTGGTTCCAGGTGCGCTCGCAGACGCTGTTCCGGCAGACGCGCGTGGCCTCGGCGCGCCTTATCGTGCACTTCGTCGAGACGATGACGGGCATCCGCGCGGTCAAGGCCTTCCGCAAGGAGGGGCGCAACGCCGAGCAGTTCGGCGAGCACGTCGAGGACTACCGGCACGCCAACGCCCGGGTCATCCAGCTGTTCGGCATCTTCGATCCCGGGCTCGTTCTCATCGGCAACGTCACGGTCGCGATGGTGCTGCTCGTCGGCGGCTTCCGCGTCATCGACGGCGGGCTCGCCCTCGGCACGCTGCTCGCCGTCGTGCTCTACACCCGCCGCTTCTTCGACCCGGCGGAGGAGATGGCGATGTTCTACAACTCGTACCAGTCGGCCGCCGCCGCCCTGGAGAAGATCTCGGGCGTGCTGGAGGAGAAGCCCTCGGTGCCCGACCCGACGACGCCGATCGACCTGTGGAAGGCGCGCGGCACCGTGCACTTCGACCGGGTGCGGTTCCAGTACACCGAGGACGCGGTCATCCTGCCCGACCTCGACCTCGAGATCCCGGCCGGGCAGACCATCGCCCTGGTCGGCACGACGGGCGCCGGCAAGTCGACGCTCGCGAAGCTCATCGCGCGCTTCTACGACCCGACCGAGGGCGCGGTCACCCTCGACGGCGTCGACCTGCGCAAGCTGCACCCGAAGGATCTGCGCCGCGCGATCGTCATGGTCACGCAGGAGGCGTACCTGTTCTCGGGCACCGTCGCCGACAACATCGCGCTCGGCAAGCCCGAGGCGAGCCGCGACGAGATCGTGCGGGCCGCGAAGGCCGTCGGCGCGCACGCCTTCATCGAGGCGCTGCCCGACGGCTACGACACCGACGTGAACAAGCGCGGCGGACGCGTCTCGGCCGGCCAGCGGCAGCTGATCTCCTTCGCGCGCGCGTTCCTCGCCGACCCGGTCGTGCTCATCCTCGACGAGGCGACCGCCTCGCTCGACATCCCGAGCGAGCGCCTCGTGCAGCAGGGCCTGCAGACCCTCCTCGCCGACCGCACGGCCGTCATCATCGCCCACCGCCTCTCGACGGTGACGATCGCCGACCGCGTGCTCGTCATGGAGCACGGCCGCGTCATCGAGGACGGCACGCCCGCCGAGCTCATCGCCGGCTCGGGCAAGTTCGCGCAGCTGCACGCCGCCTGGCGCGAGTCGCTCGTCTGA
- a CDS encoding MGMT family protein, translated as MDAPLRPSAGDEPAPLDFGGAVLLVVAEIPPGRVMTYGDVAAALGSRGARAVGRVMALEGSSLPWWRVVRADARPPAGHEAEALEHYEQEATPLRWTGPRGEPDAYRLDLAACRWAPAD; from the coding sequence ATGGATGCCCCGCTGCGGCCGTCCGCCGGCGACGAGCCGGCGCCGCTCGACTTCGGCGGCGCCGTGCTGCTCGTCGTCGCCGAGATCCCTCCCGGCCGCGTCATGACCTACGGAGACGTGGCCGCGGCCCTCGGCTCCCGCGGCGCCCGTGCGGTCGGCCGCGTCATGGCCCTCGAGGGCTCGAGCCTGCCGTGGTGGCGGGTCGTGCGCGCCGACGCGCGCCCTCCCGCCGGCCACGAGGCCGAGGCGCTCGAGCACTACGAGCAGGAGGCCACCCCGCTCCGGTGGACGGGGCCGCGCGGCGAGCCCGACGCGTACCGGCTCGACCTCGCGGCGTGCCGCTGGGCGCCGGCCGACTAG
- a CDS encoding ABC transporter ATP-binding protein has protein sequence MIVSTTAAPKPRLSTFRAIARLYPYAKPAMPRIYLGMVAALLAGVVALAIPLVLQVLIEGSLQSGDSSGIVPAVLLVLALGVLEAIMIALRRWFVLTPGTFIEARMRNGLYAQLQDLPVAFHDRWQSGQLLSRAVSDLNLIRRWISFGLVLLVVNIVTIIIGFGVLIYWSPWLGLLFLVTSIPLWVYGYLFEKKYSIIARRAQDQQGDLATAVEESVHGIRVLKAFGRGKHSLLKFADQAEQLQGTEIAKARAIGGIWFWLVLVPDVTFALALFGGVALAAAGELQVSELFAYFFTATVLRFPIESIGFLLSMTFDTRTAADRFFEVMDEVNTITDPEAPATIAAPEGRLAFEGVEFRYQDAALTEPATLAHIDLALEPGETMALVGITGSGKTTLTALATRLYDVTGGRVTLDGVDIRDLSRPELRRHIAMAFEDATLFSASVRHNVLLGRPDLTLSDDPADAAEAERVLAEALDIAQAAFVHSLPNGVDTMVGEEGLSLSGGQRQRLALARAVAADPAVLVLDDPLSALDVDTEALVEAALRRVLAKTTGLIVAHRPSTVQMADRVALLQEGRITDVSTHSELLQRNEHYRYVISSLEDEELAQLERLAREKKLAEQEGRRREDFERESHVIERRNGEVSR, from the coding sequence ATGATCGTGTCGACCACCGCAGCGCCGAAGCCCCGCCTCAGCACGTTCCGCGCCATCGCGCGGCTCTACCCGTACGCGAAGCCGGCGATGCCGCGCATCTATCTCGGCATGGTCGCCGCCCTGCTCGCCGGCGTCGTGGCACTCGCCATCCCGCTCGTGCTGCAGGTGCTCATCGAGGGCTCGCTGCAGTCCGGCGACTCCTCGGGCATCGTGCCCGCGGTGCTGCTCGTGCTCGCCCTGGGCGTGCTCGAGGCGATCATGATCGCGCTGCGGCGCTGGTTCGTGCTGACCCCGGGCACCTTCATCGAGGCGCGCATGCGCAACGGACTCTACGCGCAGCTGCAGGATCTGCCGGTCGCCTTCCACGACCGCTGGCAGTCGGGGCAGCTGCTGAGCCGAGCGGTGAGCGACCTCAACCTCATCCGCCGCTGGATCTCGTTCGGTCTCGTGCTGCTCGTCGTCAACATCGTGACGATCATCATCGGCTTCGGCGTGCTCATCTACTGGAGCCCGTGGCTCGGGCTGCTGTTCCTCGTCACCTCCATCCCGCTCTGGGTCTACGGCTACCTGTTCGAGAAGAAGTACTCGATCATCGCCCGCCGCGCGCAGGACCAGCAGGGCGACCTCGCCACGGCGGTCGAGGAGAGCGTGCACGGCATCCGCGTGCTCAAGGCCTTCGGGCGGGGCAAGCACTCGCTGCTGAAGTTCGCCGACCAGGCCGAGCAGCTGCAGGGCACCGAGATCGCCAAGGCGCGCGCCATCGGCGGCATCTGGTTCTGGCTCGTGCTCGTGCCCGACGTCACCTTCGCGCTCGCCCTCTTCGGCGGGGTCGCGCTCGCGGCGGCCGGCGAGCTGCAGGTCTCCGAGCTCTTCGCCTACTTCTTCACCGCCACGGTGCTGCGCTTCCCCATCGAGTCGATCGGCTTCCTCCTCTCGATGACCTTCGACACCCGCACCGCGGCCGACCGCTTCTTCGAGGTCATGGACGAGGTCAACACCATCACCGACCCCGAGGCCCCCGCGACGATCGCGGCCCCCGAGGGGCGGCTCGCCTTCGAGGGCGTCGAATTCCGGTACCAGGATGCCGCTCTCACCGAGCCCGCCACGCTCGCGCACATCGACCTCGCCCTGGAGCCGGGCGAGACGATGGCCCTCGTCGGCATCACCGGCAGCGGCAAGACGACGCTGACGGCGCTCGCGACGCGCCTGTACGACGTGACCGGCGGGCGCGTGACGCTCGACGGCGTCGACATCCGCGACCTCAGCCGGCCCGAGCTGCGGCGCCACATCGCCATGGCCTTCGAGGACGCGACGCTGTTCTCGGCGAGCGTGCGCCACAACGTGCTGCTCGGGCGCCCCGACCTCACGCTGAGCGACGACCCCGCCGACGCGGCGGAGGCCGAGCGCGTGCTCGCCGAGGCGCTCGACATCGCCCAGGCCGCCTTCGTGCACAGCCTGCCGAACGGCGTCGACACGATGGTGGGGGAGGAGGGCCTGAGCCTCTCCGGCGGCCAGCGCCAGCGCCTCGCCCTCGCGCGCGCCGTCGCCGCCGACCCGGCGGTGCTCGTGCTCGACGACCCGCTCAGCGCCCTCGACGTCGACACCGAGGCCCTCGTCGAGGCGGCGCTGCGCCGCGTGCTCGCGAAGACCACGGGCCTCATCGTCGCGCACCGCCCGTCGACCGTGCAGATGGCCGACCGGGTCGCCCTGCTGCAGGAGGGGCGCATCACCGACGTCAGCACGCACTCCGAGCTGCTGCAGCGCAATGAGCACTACCGCTACGTCATCTCCTCCCTCGAGGACGAGGAGCTCGCGCAGCTCGAGCGCCTCGCCCGCGAGAAGAAGCTCGCCGAGCAGGAGGGGCGCCGCCGGGAGGACTTCGAGCGGGAGAGCCACGTGATCGAGCGCAGGAACGGGGAGGTCAGCCGATGA
- a CDS encoding cell division protein PerM, translated as MTRRLTAAFAALEALLVVGIGIGLPLAVLTLMWALQFGFQLDWLVFWRAAVDVWLVGHGVDVLVTLDPAAGAALGLAIEPFPVTLALLGGAVLTAGAGVVLGGRLREQPHRGLGAGIAVAGVVLFSWLATSSAGHPVAQPDLTQGTVYPAAVFALGLLVGLLMAEARSVVRGPGATGAAGATGAAARRAPADGPLGAARSALDRAATAARLRARTLGQSVRDRVDDLPRGLLGALSAGWRAGLGVVFSVIAAASVLTAGALIVSYGQVIALYESVQAEVLGGVALTVGQLLLVPTAVLWSFSWLVGPGFALGTGSGVSALGTTVGPLPAIPLLGAVPAAGEGPGFVVLLVPVLLAFVAGLAARPRLVAELPTGAPWRRWALLAAVLAALIAGLLAAGLAAIAAGSAGPGRLAQIGPDGVAVGLWMLVEAVVGVLLGLLAGGVRVPFAGRDGHPAADVDEPDRAAGRPAPDRPAPGSAALGSAGSSPAPFLPERPAPFLPDRPAPPTP; from the coding sequence ATGACCCGCCGACTCACCGCCGCCTTCGCCGCGCTCGAAGCGCTGCTCGTGGTGGGCATCGGCATCGGCCTGCCGCTCGCCGTGCTCACCCTCATGTGGGCGTTGCAGTTCGGGTTCCAGCTCGACTGGCTGGTGTTCTGGCGGGCGGCCGTCGACGTGTGGCTCGTCGGCCACGGGGTCGACGTGCTCGTCACCCTCGATCCGGCGGCGGGCGCCGCGCTCGGGCTCGCCATCGAGCCGTTCCCGGTCACGCTCGCGCTGCTGGGCGGGGCCGTGCTCACCGCGGGGGCGGGCGTCGTGCTGGGCGGACGGCTGCGCGAGCAGCCGCACCGCGGCCTCGGGGCGGGCATCGCCGTGGCGGGGGTCGTGCTGTTCTCGTGGCTCGCGACGAGCTCGGCGGGGCATCCCGTGGCGCAGCCCGACCTGACCCAGGGAACCGTCTACCCGGCGGCGGTCTTCGCGCTCGGCCTGCTCGTCGGCCTGCTGATGGCCGAGGCTCGGTCGGTCGTGCGCGGCCCCGGCGCGACCGGCGCGGCCGGTGCGACCGGCGCCGCGGCGCGTCGAGCACCGGCGGACGGCCCGCTCGGCGCGGCCCGCTCGGCGCTCGACAGGGCCGCGACCGCCGCGCGGCTGCGAGCCCGCACGCTCGGGCAGTCGGTGCGCGACCGCGTCGACGACCTGCCGCGCGGGCTGCTCGGCGCCCTCTCGGCGGGCTGGCGCGCCGGCCTCGGCGTCGTCTTCTCGGTGATCGCGGCCGCGTCGGTGCTGACGGCCGGGGCGCTCATCGTCTCCTACGGCCAGGTGATCGCCCTCTACGAGAGCGTGCAGGCCGAGGTGCTCGGCGGCGTCGCCCTCACGGTCGGCCAGCTGCTGCTCGTGCCGACCGCCGTGCTGTGGTCCTTCTCCTGGCTCGTCGGCCCGGGCTTCGCCCTCGGCACCGGCTCGGGCGTCAGCGCGCTCGGCACCACCGTGGGGCCGCTGCCGGCCATCCCGCTGCTCGGCGCCGTGCCCGCCGCGGGGGAGGGGCCCGGCTTCGTCGTGCTGCTGGTACCCGTGCTGCTCGCCTTCGTCGCCGGCCTCGCGGCCCGTCCGCGCCTCGTCGCCGAGCTGCCCACAGGGGCCCCCTGGCGCCGCTGGGCGCTCCTCGCCGCGGTGCTCGCCGCCCTCATCGCCGGCCTGCTGGCGGCCGGGCTCGCCGCGATCGCCGCCGGCTCCGCCGGGCCGGGGCGACTCGCGCAGATCGGGCCCGACGGCGTCGCGGTGGGGCTGTGGATGCTCGTCGAGGCCGTCGTCGGCGTGCTGCTGGGCCTGCTCGCCGGCGGGGTGCGCGTGCCCTTCGCGGGGCGCGACGGGCATCCCGCCGCCGACGTCGACGAGCCGGATCGCGCGGCGGGCCGCCCCGCGCCCGACCGCCCCGCCCCCGGCTCCGCCGCCCTCGGCTCCGCCGGCAGCAGTCCTGCCCCGTTCCTGCCCGAGCGCCCCGCCCCGTTCCTGCCCGACCGCCCCGCCCCGCCGACGCCCTGA
- the ptsP gene encoding phosphoenolpyruvate--protein phosphotransferase: MSSSPRVGLVVVSHSPALAAAAVALASEMVASDPPSIAIAAGTPEGETGTDAARIAEAIGEAEEGAGVVVLMDLGSAVMSAELALEFLDPDAAQSVRLVAAPFVEGLMAAAVRAAGGASLDEVVAEARAALSPKSQHLGAGEPEAAPDDAPAGGSTEAAPADALAGPPPAVADVIVRNVGGLHARPAAVIAGAVAAFDAAVTLSVPGKAPASAASPIGIAILIATAGTAVRIAASGRQAAEAVKSVRALIEEGFGEELVDAGGAPHEPPPSTRELRVVGQPLGVSSGRVVGPVVVMTHDVIEPDGGARIAPEERTAARDRLRRAMLQVARTMHAQADRLGGQRREVLEATAAIAADPALHAAAEAHVRDEGLTPERAVWIELGRTAAQYREAGGRFAERATDIIDVRDRIIAALTGVEPPGVPEREHPFILVADDLAPADTVGLDPARCLAIVTEQGGPTSHTAILARELGLPAVVGAAGVTALAEGTVLLVDGDTGEIIEQPTEEQRATATGVVTLPPWQGPARTADGHRVILGANVGAPRDTRRAVERGAEGVGLFRTEFCFLDRQSEPGIDDQVAAYREVFAAFPGQKVIVRTLDAGSDKPLPFLTADDEPNPALGVRGFRTARRDGAVLDNQLLAIARAADAESAEVQVMAPMIATVQEAEDFVQRARAAGIPSVGVMIETPSAAMVADELMRVVDFVSIGTNDLSQYTMAADRQSGELAALADPWQPALLRMIRLIGEAGERTATPVGICGESAADPALAPVLVGLGVTSLSMSARAVTAVGTALSALPLSRCRDAAAAACAALDPARARAAAAAVLAG; this comes from the coding sequence CCGAGGGGGAGACGGGCACCGACGCGGCCCGCATCGCCGAGGCGATCGGGGAGGCCGAGGAGGGCGCCGGCGTCGTCGTGCTGATGGATCTCGGCTCGGCGGTGATGAGCGCGGAGCTCGCGCTGGAGTTCCTCGACCCCGATGCCGCCCAGAGCGTGCGGCTCGTCGCCGCCCCCTTCGTCGAGGGGCTCATGGCCGCGGCCGTGCGCGCCGCGGGCGGGGCGTCGCTCGACGAGGTGGTCGCGGAGGCCCGTGCCGCCCTGAGCCCGAAGTCGCAGCACCTGGGAGCGGGGGAGCCGGAGGCGGCGCCCGACGACGCTCCCGCGGGCGGCAGTACCGAGGCCGCGCCCGCCGACGCCCTCGCGGGGCCGCCGCCCGCCGTCGCCGACGTGATCGTGCGCAACGTCGGCGGTCTGCACGCCCGGCCCGCCGCCGTCATCGCCGGGGCCGTGGCCGCCTTCGACGCGGCGGTCACCCTCTCGGTGCCCGGCAAGGCGCCCGCCTCCGCGGCGAGCCCCATCGGCATCGCCATCCTCATCGCCACCGCCGGCACCGCCGTGCGCATCGCCGCGAGCGGGCGCCAGGCGGCCGAGGCCGTGAAGAGCGTGCGCGCCCTGATCGAGGAGGGCTTCGGCGAGGAGCTCGTCGATGCCGGAGGCGCCCCGCACGAGCCGCCGCCGAGCACGCGCGAGCTGCGCGTCGTCGGGCAGCCGCTGGGCGTCAGCTCCGGTCGCGTCGTCGGACCGGTGGTCGTCATGACGCACGACGTGATCGAGCCCGACGGGGGAGCGCGCATCGCCCCCGAGGAGCGCACCGCGGCGCGCGACCGGCTGCGGCGCGCGATGCTGCAGGTGGCGCGCACCATGCACGCCCAGGCCGATCGGCTCGGCGGGCAGCGGCGCGAGGTGCTCGAGGCGACGGCGGCGATCGCGGCCGATCCGGCTCTGCACGCCGCGGCGGAGGCGCACGTGCGCGACGAGGGGCTCACCCCCGAGCGCGCCGTCTGGATCGAGCTCGGGCGCACCGCCGCGCAGTACCGGGAGGCGGGCGGGCGGTTCGCCGAGCGCGCCACCGACATCATCGACGTGCGCGACCGCATCATCGCGGCCCTGACCGGGGTCGAGCCGCCCGGGGTGCCCGAGCGGGAGCATCCCTTCATCCTCGTCGCCGACGACCTCGCCCCGGCCGACACGGTGGGGCTCGACCCCGCGCGCTGCCTCGCGATCGTCACCGAGCAGGGCGGGCCGACCTCGCACACGGCGATCCTCGCCCGCGAGCTCGGGCTGCCCGCCGTCGTCGGCGCCGCCGGCGTGACGGCGCTCGCCGAGGGCACGGTGCTGCTCGTCGACGGCGACACGGGCGAGATCATCGAGCAGCCGACCGAGGAGCAGCGGGCGACCGCCACGGGCGTCGTGACGCTGCCGCCGTGGCAGGGCCCGGCGCGCACCGCCGACGGGCACCGCGTCATCCTCGGGGCCAACGTCGGGGCTCCCCGCGACACCCGTCGCGCCGTCGAGCGCGGGGCGGAGGGCGTCGGACTCTTCCGCACCGAGTTCTGCTTCCTCGACCGCCAGTCCGAGCCGGGCATCGACGACCAGGTCGCCGCCTACCGCGAGGTCTTCGCCGCCTTCCCCGGGCAGAAGGTCATCGTGCGCACGCTCGACGCCGGCAGCGACAAGCCCCTGCCGTTCCTCACCGCCGACGACGAGCCGAATCCGGCGCTCGGCGTGCGCGGGTTCCGCACGGCCCGTCGCGACGGCGCCGTGCTCGACAACCAGCTCCTCGCGATCGCGCGCGCCGCCGACGCCGAGAGCGCCGAGGTGCAGGTCATGGCACCGATGATCGCCACGGTGCAGGAGGCGGAGGACTTCGTGCAGCGCGCCCGCGCGGCGGGCATCCCCTCGGTGGGCGTCATGATCGAGACCCCCTCGGCCGCGATGGTCGCCGACGAGCTCATGCGCGTCGTCGACTTCGTCAGCATCGGCACCAACGACCTCTCGCAGTACACGATGGCCGCCGACCGCCAGTCGGGCGAGCTCGCGGCGCTCGCCGACCCGTGGCAGCCGGCGCTGCTGCGCATGATCCGGCTCATCGGCGAGGCGGGCGAGCGCACCGCGACCCCCGTGGGCATCTGCGGCGAATCGGCCGCCGACCCCGCCCTCGCCCCGGTGCTCGTCGGGCTCGGCGTCACGAGCCTGTCGATGTCGGCCCGCGCGGTCACGGCCGTCGGCACGGCGCTGAGCGCGCTGCCGCTCTCGCGGTGCCGGGATGCCGCTGCCGCGGCCTGCGCCGCGCTCGACCCGGCACGGGCGCGCGCCGCCGCGGCCGCGGTCCTCGCGGGCTGA
- the purN gene encoding phosphoribosylglycinamide formyltransferase, with product MLRVVVLISGGGSNLRALLERSAHDDYPAHVVAVGADRQADGLEHAEHFGIPSFTVPYGSYPSREAWGAELLTTIQEWQPDLVVLSGLMRLLPAGVVEALAPAIINTHPAYLPEFPGAHGVRDALAAGVDQTGASVIVVDAGVDSGPILRQERVPVLPGDTEHSLHERIKPVERRLLIDVVRDIATGAIDLAAARPS from the coding sequence GTGCTGCGGGTCGTCGTTCTGATCTCGGGCGGCGGGTCGAACCTGCGCGCTCTTCTCGAGAGGTCGGCGCACGACGACTACCCGGCCCACGTCGTCGCGGTCGGAGCCGACCGGCAGGCCGACGGGCTCGAGCACGCCGAGCACTTCGGCATCCCCAGCTTCACCGTCCCCTACGGCTCCTACCCCAGCCGCGAGGCCTGGGGCGCGGAGCTGCTGACGACCATCCAGGAGTGGCAGCCCGACCTCGTGGTGCTGAGCGGGCTCATGCGCCTGCTACCGGCCGGGGTCGTCGAGGCGCTCGCCCCCGCGATCATCAACACCCACCCCGCGTACCTGCCCGAGTTCCCCGGCGCCCACGGCGTGCGCGACGCCCTCGCCGCCGGGGTCGACCAGACCGGCGCCAGCGTCATCGTCGTCGACGCGGGAGTCGACAGCGGCCCCATCCTGCGCCAGGAGCGCGTGCCCGTGCTGCCCGGCGACACCGAGCACAGCCTGCACGAGCGCATCAAGCCGGTCGAGCGCCGCCTGCTCATCGACGTCGTGCGCGACATCGCCACGGGCGCGATCGACCTCGCGGCCGCGCGCCCCTCCTGA
- the purH gene encoding bifunctional phosphoribosylaminoimidazolecarboxamide formyltransferase/IMP cyclohydrolase, with amino-acid sequence MAGHAIDPALYRPREVVPVRRALLSVSDKTGLLELAAALAEAGVEIVSTGSTASVIAAAGHPVTEVASVTGFREALDGRVKTLHPGVHAGILADLRLEDHERQLAELGIAPFELVVVNLYPFVETVASGAEPAAVVEQIDIGGPAMVRASAKNHANVAIVVDPADYGMLTAAVRDGGTTLAQRRQLGAKAFAHTAAYDTAVAAYFAETIAPSAADPGAAADAGATDAAAPADALPARIEVAVEKSTDLRYGENSHQPAALYPLADGAGIAQAVQLNGKEMSYNNYVDADAAVRAAFDHSGPAVAIIKHANPCGIAVGSSIAAAHAAAHACDPVSAFGGVIAANGVITLAAAESIAPIFTEVVVAPGFEPEALEVLRAKKNLRLLQLPEGFAPVDLELRQISGGYLGQRPDRHFAEAGEWQLVSGEAADEQTLADLAFAWRACRAVKSNAILLAHHGASVGVGMGQVNRVDSCHLAVSRGGSRAAGSVAASDAFFPFADGLQVLLDAGVRAVVQPGGSVRDEEVIAAAQAAGVTMYLTGERHFFH; translated from the coding sequence ATGGCCGGCCACGCCATCGATCCCGCCCTGTACCGCCCCCGTGAGGTCGTGCCGGTGCGCCGCGCGCTGCTGAGCGTCAGCGACAAGACCGGGCTGCTCGAGCTGGCCGCGGCGCTCGCCGAGGCGGGCGTCGAGATCGTGTCGACCGGGTCGACGGCGTCGGTGATCGCGGCGGCCGGGCATCCCGTCACCGAGGTCGCGAGCGTCACGGGCTTCCGCGAGGCGCTCGACGGCCGCGTCAAGACCCTGCACCCGGGCGTGCACGCGGGCATCCTCGCCGACCTGCGCCTCGAGGACCACGAGCGGCAGCTCGCCGAGCTCGGCATCGCGCCCTTCGAGCTCGTCGTCGTCAACCTGTACCCCTTCGTCGAGACGGTCGCGAGCGGCGCCGAGCCCGCCGCGGTGGTCGAGCAGATCGACATCGGCGGCCCCGCGATGGTGCGCGCCTCGGCCAAGAACCACGCGAACGTCGCGATCGTCGTCGACCCCGCCGACTACGGGATGCTCACCGCGGCCGTGCGCGACGGCGGCACGACGCTCGCCCAGCGCCGGCAGCTCGGCGCGAAGGCCTTCGCGCACACCGCGGCCTACGACACCGCCGTCGCGGCGTACTTCGCCGAGACGATCGCGCCGAGCGCGGCCGACCCGGGTGCCGCGGCCGACGCCGGAGCGACGGACGCCGCCGCCCCCGCCGACGCCCTCCCCGCCCGCATCGAGGTGGCCGTCGAGAAGTCCACCGACCTGCGCTACGGCGAGAACAGCCACCAGCCGGCCGCCCTGTACCCGCTCGCGGACGGCGCGGGCATCGCCCAGGCGGTGCAGCTGAACGGCAAGGAGATGTCGTACAACAACTACGTCGACGCCGACGCCGCCGTGCGCGCCGCCTTCGACCACTCCGGCCCGGCCGTCGCGATCATCAAGCACGCGAACCCCTGCGGCATCGCGGTCGGCTCCTCGATCGCGGCCGCGCACGCCGCCGCGCACGCCTGCGACCCGGTCTCGGCCTTCGGCGGCGTCATCGCCGCGAACGGCGTCATCACCCTCGCCGCCGCCGAGTCGATCGCCCCGATCTTCACCGAGGTCGTCGTGGCCCCGGGCTTCGAGCCCGAGGCGCTCGAGGTGCTGCGGGCGAAGAAGAACCTGCGCCTGCTGCAGCTGCCCGAGGGCTTCGCGCCCGTCGACCTCGAGCTGCGTCAGATCTCGGGCGGCTACCTCGGCCAGCGGCCCGACCGGCACTTCGCCGAGGCGGGCGAGTGGCAGCTCGTCTCGGGCGAGGCGGCCGACGAGCAGACGCTCGCCGACCTCGCCTTCGCCTGGCGCGCCTGCCGGGCCGTGAAGTCGAACGCCATCCTGCTCGCGCACCACGGGGCCTCGGTCGGCGTCGGCATGGGGCAGGTCAACCGCGTCGACTCGTGCCACCTCGCGGTCAGCCGCGGCGGTTCCCGGGCGGCCGGCTCGGTGGCCGCCTCCGACGCGTTCTTCCCCTTCGCCGACGGGCTGCAGGTGCTGCTCGACGCGGGCGTGCGCGCCGTCGTGCAGCCCGGCGGATCGGTGCGCGACGAGGAGGTCATCGCCGCCGCGCAGGCCGCCGGCGTCACGATGTACCTCACGGGCGAGCGCCACTTCTTCCACTGA
- a CDS encoding GNAT family N-acetyltransferase gives MSDLRLEELSAKTIVAANGLTLRPGQEQYVTPVSYSAADAYLNPTTTWARVVLRGDDVVGFIRGNFDAEHDRPEFRACIWRVNVDATRQGQGVGRFAVHELAAEAKSRGFDAITVIWETGDDGPGAFFQRLGFQEVGETEYGEKIGSLAI, from the coding sequence ATGAGCGATCTGAGACTCGAAGAGCTGTCGGCGAAGACCATCGTGGCGGCCAACGGCCTCACGCTGCGCCCCGGGCAGGAGCAGTACGTCACCCCCGTCTCGTACTCGGCCGCCGACGCCTACCTGAACCCGACCACCACCTGGGCCCGCGTCGTGCTGCGCGGCGACGACGTGGTCGGCTTCATCCGCGGCAACTTCGACGCCGAGCACGATCGCCCCGAGTTCCGCGCCTGCATCTGGCGCGTCAACGTCGACGCCACCCGCCAGGGCCAGGGCGTCGGCCGCTTCGCCGTGCACGAGCTCGCCGCCGAGGCCAAGTCGCGCGGCTTCGACGCCATCACCGTCATCTGGGAGACCGGCGACGACGGCCCCGGGGCCTTCTTCCAGCGCCTCGGGTTCCAGGAGGTCGGCGAGACCGAGTACGGCGAGAAGATCGGCTCGCTCGCCATCTGA